The following are from one region of the Methanohalobium evestigatum Z-7303 genome:
- a CDS encoding TIGR04279 domain-containing protein yields MKKSWIFLTTIILIITFTSVANAAEMNDEYIMNATLKDNSFLFANHNESRTEGNWISLGGGEPVQLPTPIKFTYHGVNETSFSTDSKNVDIKLNVKNYTDYVIEYPFETHQMYTNTSGKNNVTYQFNGSKYFANKETQVVLIESDIGSLTDILDKFRQGQIDSINDITSLDKVNSLETKDLDDNGDTNGEFGNLDAGEYSVLIILRNEPVILSATAFDVLDYESSVNENIYEGKCDVNIGLIDAPDSVNYTYAAALIKQSEYKTVVSMNFNGSKSGLNLSVNNEPVVDKFNLLGLNISNLNRTDIKNRVTDFIDEGKLSAQLKSIQSNNTTISLDTNDLESGKYVLFSGAVKDNNIVAFNQSFISLGQKFKISVDDATKSVEQNQDAIYDLKIKNIGLKKETINLTKTKVRGVNAEFNESQISVMPDETKIIKLKVSSSQIGKNYPVIVKASAVGSEKRQVIATRTTVIDALDVDVDSTTKTTATNTNATYTFTVTNTGNQEHTFNISSTNPSDIGILKNDSITLKGGQSDTVEYVVNSSSKGVYVSDITVNESTNHNITETLFVITNVKDKTETIYGFSLSTDVKTKPPVDVNKNATYNITITNTGNQKDTYDLTVISPRTNNTSLNNSKPVNLNPGEKTFRKLNVSAPVSGDYNVKVVGVSQNSSKMDKVNTLTKVKDYGVILTADSYSATANPGNTVNYTVNVKNTGNVEDDFKLTNKTNIDSIEMPSVIKNVKPGKTESFDVAISNPDSGNYNANITAISKSYVDISNSVNLSLNVSDKPDHSVSVTANPISEVTENNENVTYILNIKNTGNIKDTYEISSELTDANIVDNKTTLYPGESTSITVNVSGFNDSNIYSIPVKVKSSDSGVEKQITLYAEVISAVDITATPGTQTTKGHNASSYTIKVTNTGVHTHTYDLKVADNSSNTTANLAINSIPDLNPGESTTVDFTFNNTQDTDRRIEAVIKAEVQNNPEKSATTSVSTLYLEQQNVYGVSIDAETKQQNVGKDKNATYFLELKNLGNTNNSFNLEIVEGKEKYTTFKKKSVDLNASGTNNDTEIIKLTHYPEGVGEHTVKINANSSNSNDTVEDTVELTTRIVAPPINSEIIKSVVDGQSAVKNSTIDPSTVKNSLINNTNITDSTVKNSKLVGSTIIDSNLNNIEFRNGHIENNKIYNGTLVVDGTEFVVKNSQDPIHLSNIIIGVDNFDSSLSGIVGENTEIAAENSNVRLTIGSDRNYVGGTLSVQRSNIASNGTSKLSDNVGGYVTIEESDSINESYVKLNFSYNQNDVVNVDENDLYIYWYNENKDKWVPLKSAGNPDFCKSVNRNIEENYVTATVTHLSTYSIGPVEETETKQPDGPSGDSDDGVSGGSSGSSSGSGEPYENIADKSVKMKYLNKNDPVKYEFEEKSNPIKSVEYTPLINAGYVDVVVEMLKDTSTFVDNEPKGNVYKNLNIFIGKGKWAEKGNLENLTISFSVNKSWIDRNNVNADDVILSSYDESWNKLSTTKISEDSNKVYYRANIPEYSPFMAINTDKQSESDKSTKSSKSTDNIDDTNEKSESGPGQSEGIPGFKATFTLVGMVTIAYLIRRIK; encoded by the coding sequence ATGAAGAAATCATGGATTTTTTTAACAACTATAATACTTATAATAACGTTCACAAGCGTAGCAAATGCTGCAGAGATGAACGATGAATACATAATGAATGCCACTTTGAAAGACAACTCGTTTTTATTTGCTAACCATAACGAATCCAGAACCGAGGGTAACTGGATCTCACTGGGTGGAGGAGAACCTGTACAGCTGCCAACTCCAATCAAATTCACTTATCATGGAGTAAATGAAACCAGTTTCTCAACTGATAGTAAAAACGTGGATATTAAACTAAACGTTAAAAATTACACGGATTATGTAATAGAATATCCATTTGAAACCCATCAGATGTATACCAACACAAGCGGTAAAAACAATGTCACATACCAGTTCAATGGTTCAAAATACTTTGCCAACAAAGAAACCCAGGTTGTCCTGATTGAATCGGATATTGGTTCTTTAACTGACATACTTGACAAGTTCAGACAGGGTCAAATAGACAGTATAAACGACATAACAAGTTTGGATAAAGTCAACAGTTTAGAAACCAAAGATTTGGATGATAACGGAGACACAAATGGTGAATTTGGAAACCTTGATGCAGGAGAATACAGTGTCTTAATCATACTTAGAAATGAACCTGTAATACTTTCTGCCACCGCTTTTGATGTGCTGGATTATGAATCATCAGTAAATGAAAACATCTATGAAGGTAAATGTGACGTTAATATAGGGTTAATAGATGCTCCTGACTCTGTAAATTATACTTATGCAGCTGCACTCATAAAACAGAGTGAATACAAAACCGTTGTATCGATGAACTTCAATGGTTCAAAAAGTGGACTTAATCTGTCTGTTAACAATGAACCAGTTGTTGATAAGTTCAATTTACTCGGTTTAAACATATCAAACCTAAACAGGACCGATATCAAAAACCGTGTAACTGATTTTATAGATGAGGGGAAACTATCTGCACAACTAAAATCTATCCAATCAAATAATACAACAATAAGTTTAGATACAAACGATTTAGAATCTGGAAAATACGTATTATTCTCAGGTGCAGTTAAAGACAATAATATTGTCGCATTTAACCAGTCATTTATATCATTAGGCCAAAAATTCAAGATTTCAGTAGATGATGCTACAAAATCTGTTGAACAGAATCAAGATGCTATCTATGACTTGAAAATCAAAAACATTGGCCTTAAGAAAGAAACTATTAACCTCACAAAAACCAAGGTTCGTGGAGTAAATGCTGAATTCAATGAATCACAAATCTCTGTGATGCCCGATGAAACAAAAATAATAAAACTAAAGGTTAGTAGTTCCCAAATTGGCAAAAATTACCCTGTAATAGTTAAAGCTTCAGCGGTTGGTTCTGAAAAAAGACAAGTGATAGCTACCAGAACAACTGTAATTGATGCTCTTGATGTAGATGTAGATTCGACCACAAAAACTACAGCCACTAATACAAACGCAACATACACATTTACTGTAACTAATACCGGAAATCAAGAACACACGTTTAATATCAGTAGTACTAATCCTTCTGACATCGGTATTCTGAAAAATGATAGTATAACACTTAAAGGAGGACAATCTGATACTGTAGAATATGTAGTTAATAGTTCAAGTAAAGGTGTATATGTTTCAGATATTACAGTTAATGAGTCCACAAACCATAACATAACTGAAACTTTGTTTGTTATTACAAATGTAAAAGACAAAACAGAAACTATATACGGATTTTCGTTAAGTACAGATGTTAAAACAAAACCACCTGTAGATGTCAACAAAAATGCCACATATAACATCACCATCACAAATACAGGTAACCAAAAGGATACTTACGATTTAACAGTTATAAGTCCGAGGACAAATAATACGAGTTTGAATAATTCAAAACCGGTCAACTTGAACCCGGGAGAAAAAACATTCAGGAAATTGAATGTTTCAGCACCAGTATCCGGTGATTATAATGTTAAAGTTGTAGGGGTATCCCAGAACTCTTCCAAGATGGATAAAGTTAATACTTTAACTAAGGTCAAAGATTATGGTGTGATTTTAACTGCTGACTCGTATTCAGCTACAGCAAACCCTGGGAACACTGTAAATTACACTGTTAATGTTAAAAACACAGGTAATGTAGAAGATGATTTCAAATTAACAAATAAAACAAACATCGATTCCATTGAAATGCCGTCTGTAATCAAAAATGTGAAACCAGGAAAAACCGAATCATTTGATGTTGCAATTTCAAACCCTGACAGTGGAAACTATAATGCAAATATAACCGCGATTTCTAAAAGCTACGTTGATATTAGCAATTCAGTAAACCTCTCTTTGAATGTAAGTGATAAACCTGACCATAGTGTTTCAGTCACTGCGAATCCAATTTCAGAAGTAACCGAGAACAATGAAAATGTCACCTATATTTTGAATATCAAAAATACGGGTAACATAAAAGATACTTATGAAATATCATCTGAACTTACTGATGCAAATATAGTTGATAATAAAACTACCTTATATCCAGGTGAATCCACAAGCATTACAGTAAATGTCAGTGGATTTAATGATAGCAATATTTACAGTATCCCTGTAAAAGTTAAATCAAGTGATTCCGGTGTTGAAAAACAGATAACACTCTATGCAGAAGTTATTAGTGCTGTAGATATAACAGCAACACCTGGCACACAAACAACTAAAGGTCATAATGCATCAAGTTATACAATCAAGGTCACTAATACTGGTGTACATACCCATACTTATGATTTAAAAGTTGCAGATAATTCATCAAATACCACTGCAAACCTAGCAATCAACAGCATTCCAGATTTAAATCCTGGTGAATCAACAACTGTGGACTTTACCTTCAACAACACACAGGATACCGATAGAAGAATTGAAGCTGTTATAAAAGCAGAAGTTCAGAATAACCCTGAAAAATCCGCTACTACAAGCGTTAGTACACTTTATTTGGAACAACAAAACGTATATGGCGTTTCTATAGATGCTGAAACAAAACAACAGAATGTTGGTAAAGATAAAAACGCGACATATTTCCTTGAATTGAAGAATCTCGGGAATACTAACAATTCTTTCAATCTGGAAATCGTTGAAGGTAAAGAAAAATACACTACATTCAAGAAAAAATCTGTTGATTTAAATGCAAGTGGTACAAACAATGATACAGAAATTATAAAACTTACACATTACCCAGAAGGTGTCGGTGAACATACAGTGAAAATAAACGCCAATTCAAGTAACTCAAATGATACTGTTGAAGACACTGTTGAGTTAACTACAAGAATTGTTGCACCTCCAATAAACAGCGAAATTATAAAAAGTGTTGTTGATGGACAATCCGCTGTGAAAAATTCAACTATAGACCCTTCAACTGTGAAGAATTCGTTAATTAACAATACAAATATAACCGATTCTACAGTTAAAAATTCAAAATTGGTAGGCAGCACGATTATAGACTCCAATTTGAACAACATTGAATTCAGAAATGGACACATAGAAAACAACAAGATTTACAACGGTACACTGGTCGTAGATGGTACTGAATTTGTAGTTAAAAATTCACAAGACCCTATCCATCTATCCAATATTATAATAGGTGTAGACAATTTTGATAGCAGTCTTAGTGGAATAGTAGGTGAAAATACAGAAATTGCAGCTGAAAATTCCAATGTGAGATTAACAATCGGCAGTGATAGAAACTATGTTGGCGGTACTCTTAGTGTACAGAGATCCAACATAGCTTCAAATGGTACCAGTAAACTATCAGATAATGTCGGCGGTTACGTAACTATTGAAGAAAGTGACAGTATCAATGAGTCATACGTTAAACTGAACTTCAGTTACAATCAAAATGATGTAGTAAATGTAGATGAAAATGATCTGTATATTTACTGGTATAATGAAAATAAAGATAAATGGGTACCATTAAAAAGTGCAGGTAATCCAGACTTCTGTAAAAGTGTTAACAGAAACATAGAAGAAAATTACGTCACAGCAACCGTAACTCATCTCTCGACATACTCTATAGGTCCTGTAGAAGAAACCGAGACTAAGCAACCAGATGGCCCCAGCGGTGATAGTGATGATGGTGTAAGTGGTGGTAGTTCAGGTTCAAGTTCAGGTTCAGGTGAACCTTATGAAAACATTGCTGACAAATCCGTCAAGATGAAATATCTTAATAAAAATGACCCTGTGAAATATGAATTTGAGGAGAAAAGTAATCCAATAAAATCAGTAGAATACACACCGCTTATCAACGCTGGTTATGTAGACGTTGTTGTAGAGATGTTAAAAGACACATCTACATTCGTTGACAACGAACCCAAAGGTAATGTTTACAAAAACCTGAATATCTTTATAGGTAAAGGTAAATGGGCAGAGAAAGGTAACTTGGAAAACCTAACAATATCATTTAGTGTGAACAAATCCTGGATTGACAGAAATAATGTCAATGCAGATGATGTGATATTATCAAGTTATGATGAGAGCTGGAACAAATTATCTACAACCAAGATAAGCGAAGACTCAAATAAAGTCTATTACAGAGCTAATATTCCAGAGTATTCACCATTTATGGCTATAAATACTGATAAACAAAGCGAAAGCGATAAAAGCACTAAAAGTAGTAAAAGTACTGACAATATAGATGATACCAATGAAAAAAGTGAAAGCGGACCTGGACAATCTGAAGGTATACCCGGGTTCAAAGCAACTTTCACATTAGTTGGTATGGTTACTATTGCCTATTTAATAAGAAGAATTAAATAA
- a CDS encoding response regulator, with product MVDQSILIVEDDKCNRDLISDILDLEGYYIDTAIDGEEALRKTKNKKYELIILDIKLPKLNGCDLLSEFRKCPETKNTPIIVLTAHAMRGDKEKFESLGCDEYLSKPIDVTKFTKVVNNYVKA from the coding sequence ATGGTAGATCAAAGTATATTAATTGTTGAAGACGACAAATGTAATAGAGACTTAATTAGTGATATACTGGATTTGGAAGGGTATTATATAGATACTGCTATTGATGGGGAAGAAGCACTCAGAAAAACTAAAAACAAAAAATATGAATTGATAATTCTTGATATAAAACTACCAAAATTAAATGGATGTGACTTACTATCCGAATTCAGAAAATGTCCTGAAACTAAAAATACACCTATTATAGTTCTGACTGCTCATGCTATGAGAGGAGATAAAGAAAAATTTGAGAGTTTGGGATGTGATGAATACCTTTCTAAACCAATAGACGTTACAAAATTTACAAAAGTAGTAAATAATTATGTTAAAGCATAA
- a CDS encoding type IV pilin yields MINDNNDAVSPVIGVILMVAITVILAAVIGSYAFGLGSPEQAPQASISGSADTENSTQIIKLEHQGGESVLFEDTATKLTVNGKNAGFNLSSTENKRFETGDVLYIVNVTDGDYNVTNYVNNSVSHLNSTGETTTSVKIVDGTSQQLIANMNIRLPN; encoded by the coding sequence ATGATAAATGACAATAACGATGCAGTATCACCAGTTATAGGTGTTATCTTAATGGTTGCAATTACTGTTATCCTTGCAGCTGTTATCGGATCATATGCTTTTGGTCTAGGTTCACCAGAACAAGCACCACAGGCAAGCATAAGTGGAAGTGCAGATACTGAAAATTCAACACAGATTATAAAATTAGAACATCAAGGCGGAGAATCAGTATTATTTGAAGATACTGCAACTAAATTGACAGTAAACGGTAAAAACGCTGGGTTTAATCTAAGTAGTACTGAAAATAAAAGGTTTGAAACTGGTGACGTGTTGTACATCGTTAACGTTACAGACGGTGATTACAACGTAACAAATTATGTCAATAATAGTGTAAGCCATTTGAATTCGACTGGAGAAACTACTACAAGCGTTAAAATTGTAGATGGTACAAGTCAGCAGTTGATAGCAAATATGAACATAAGGCTACCTAACTGA
- a CDS encoding UPF0228 family protein, translated as MKKSKSKIINMLLLILILSIAVTIYHIDSTYLKPNEIPGYYIAFEDNVTEQEIESILTNYDLIINYTIEYDEGRRPSYYTSVDKNNFTSVYYGDLLSRTWASRGMVSKNNDDYIISIRKPINDEVLETLESYNLQLKKFVWCYIDYGTGSHVNRKDSIKIKDKLEKNEKILFVRFDYIVG; from the coding sequence ATGAAAAAGAGCAAATCAAAAATTATTAACATGCTATTATTGATTCTTATACTTTCGATAGCTGTGACAATATACCATATTGACTCAACTTATCTTAAACCAAATGAAATACCAGGGTACTATATTGCATTTGAAGATAATGTCACTGAACAAGAGATAGAATCTATTCTTACAAACTATGATTTGATTATTAATTACACGATAGAGTATGATGAAGGAAGACGTCCTTCATATTATACTTCAGTTGATAAAAATAATTTCACGTCTGTATACTATGGAGATTTATTATCAAGAACTTGGGCCAGCAGGGGCATGGTATCTAAAAATAATGACGATTATATCATCTCAATTCGTAAGCCAATTAACGATGAAGTTCTTGAGACTTTGGAGTCATACAATCTACAATTAAAAAAATTCGTGTGGTGTTATATTGATTATGGAACTGGGAGTCATGTTAACAGGAAAGACAGTATTAAAATAAAAGATAAACTTGAAAAAAATGAGAAAATATTGTTTGTAAGGTTTGATTATATAGTTGGATAA
- a CDS encoding right-handed parallel beta-helix repeat-containing protein yields the protein MEMKHLAYFVLFFVLISPGSVTADTIIVDDKTGNNYTSIKKAVNDANSGDNIVVYPGKYVENIVIDKEVSIESKSKNPENTVIQSKTPEKNVIQVNSNKVNISGFKIMGAKNTNQSGVYLDRVEKCNISNSIFSKNFNGVSFIKSEWNTLVNNTVKSNKNHGIYLKKSKNNRVINNIVGSNSRYGIFLQRSINNNIITNHIQNHSNNGILVDHSNNNFLGDNKFFGNEYGIYIHSSQSNKLKVNNISNNKIGIQGGLSNKNELINNSILKNKVGIFLYKCNGNDIIANIINENIHKGILLQYSVDNKISNNTLNSNGLGIIMEDFSNNNTVHYNSLSKNRDNIRANYSINQIKNNYMNNNSSQNLNSDSHEIPFINSTFLLILIGTAFVFSKNKRGNKRK from the coding sequence ATGGAAATGAAACATCTTGCTTACTTTGTTTTATTTTTTGTATTAATTTCACCTGGTTCTGTAACAGCTGATACAATTATAGTAGATGACAAAACAGGAAATAACTATACTTCCATAAAAAAAGCTGTCAATGATGCTAATTCAGGGGATAACATTGTTGTTTATCCTGGTAAATATGTAGAAAATATAGTTATTGATAAAGAGGTATCCATAGAATCTAAATCCAAGAACCCAGAAAATACAGTAATTCAATCCAAAACACCAGAAAAAAATGTTATTCAGGTTAATTCTAACAAAGTGAATATAAGTGGATTTAAGATAATGGGTGCTAAAAACACGAACCAATCAGGAGTATATCTTGATAGAGTAGAAAAATGTAATATCAGTAACAGTATTTTTTCAAAAAACTTCAATGGTGTATCTTTTATCAAATCAGAATGGAATACCTTAGTCAATAATACTGTGAAATCCAACAAAAACCATGGTATTTATTTGAAAAAATCAAAAAATAATAGAGTAATAAACAATATTGTAGGTTCAAATAGCAGATACGGTATTTTTTTACAAAGGTCTATAAACAACAATATAATTACCAATCATATTCAAAATCATAGTAATAATGGAATACTGGTAGACCACTCAAACAACAATTTCCTAGGAGATAACAAATTTTTTGGTAATGAATATGGTATTTACATTCATTCTTCGCAATCCAATAAATTAAAAGTTAATAATATCTCAAACAATAAAATTGGTATCCAAGGAGGTCTTTCAAACAAAAATGAATTAATTAATAATAGTATATTGAAAAACAAAGTTGGAATCTTTTTGTACAAGTGTAATGGCAATGATATAATTGCCAATATTATAAATGAAAATATCCATAAAGGAATTCTTCTTCAATATTCTGTTGATAACAAAATAAGTAATAATACTCTAAATTCCAATGGTTTAGGAATAATCATGGAGGATTTTAGCAATAATAATACAGTACATTATAACAGTCTATCTAAAAATAGGGATAATATCAGAGCAAATTATTCTATAAACCAGATTAAAAACAATTACATGAATAATAACAGTAGCCAAAATCTTAATAGTGATAGCCATGAAATTCCTTTTATCAATTCCACATTTTTATTAATCTTGATTGGCACTGCATTTGTCTTTTCAAAAAATAAAAGAGGCAACAAACGGAAATGA